One Paraburkholderia dioscoreae DNA segment encodes these proteins:
- a CDS encoding copper resistance CopC family protein produces MNMNSMIGSRRRSGLRAAAKLAASLAGLAMAGMAFAHVFPQKQEPGAGATVASPAQVRVIFDGPLEAAFSSLTVTDASGKQVNAQKAAVDEHQPALIAVPLPPLAAGRYTVHWVAVASDGHRTHGDYAFNVK; encoded by the coding sequence ATGAATATGAATAGCATGATCGGGAGCCGTCGCCGCAGCGGCCTGCGCGCAGCAGCGAAACTGGCGGCGTCGCTCGCCGGTCTCGCAATGGCGGGCATGGCCTTCGCGCATGTATTCCCGCAGAAGCAGGAGCCGGGAGCGGGCGCGACGGTGGCCTCGCCCGCGCAGGTGCGGGTGATTTTCGACGGGCCGCTCGAAGCGGCGTTCAGTTCGCTGACAGTGACCGATGCGAGCGGCAAGCAGGTCAACGCGCAGAAAGCCGCGGTCGACGAGCATCAACCGGCGCTGATCGCCGTGCCGCTGCCGCCGCTCGCGGCGGGCCGCTACACGGTGCATTGGGTGGCCGTCGCGTCAGACGGACACCGCACCCACGGCGACTACGCGTTCAATGTGAAGTAA